From Aquila chrysaetos chrysaetos chromosome 3, bAquChr1.4, whole genome shotgun sequence, the proteins below share one genomic window:
- the AOC1 gene encoding LOW QUALITY PROTEIN: amiloride-sensitive amine oxidase [copper-containing] (The sequence of the model RefSeq protein was modified relative to this genomic sequence to represent the inferred CDS: deleted 1 base in 1 codon) codes for MWLLRLAWALAVLGIAAGSSPSPNPTAPPPDQASIFADLTPAELRAVRTFLMSRPELGLSPSRGGPLAKNTLFLVELLPPKKRLALRYLDQGGPRPQRQARAVVFFGAQAEPNVTEFAVGPLPRPSSYRPLRFKGGRAVPFAARPMTLLEYELLHRTLAEAMEPLYRLLRDSTGFWYHNCSRHCLTFSDIAPRGLASGERRSWLILQRFVEGFFLHPVGLEVLVDHRDPDPRRWAVQRLWYNGQYFSSPQELAERYERGTLAVARLAEPPFQQLFSSYEPRGRFATGTPTEVHGAKVCEPQGRRYRLRGNRLEYGGWSLAFRLRSSAGLQLFDLRFNGERLAYEVSVQEAIAFYGGHTPAAMQTKYMDAGWGMGSVTYELARGIDCPDTATYLDAHHFYDADGPVRFSHAICIFELPTGVPLRRHFDSDFRGGFHFYAGLEGQALVLRTTSTVYNYDYIWDFLLYPNGVMEAKVHATGYIHATFYTPQGRRYGSRVHSHVLGNLHTHLVHYKVDLDIAGTGNSFETMDVRFENISNPWSPGARVVQPWLHRQPRRSERQAAFPFGKALPRYLLFYNPHRRNRWGHPRSYRIQHSSHAGRVLPRGWQEEKGISWGRYHLAVTRHHENEPTSSSIYAQNDPWEPLVSFEGFLRNNETIEDQDLVAWVTVGFLHVPHAEDIPNTATPGNAVGFFLRPFNFFDEDPSVASHSPVIVRPLDPPTFSQLEIQRWTPASPGPCVAPGPFTYNGTYRQE; via the exons ATGTGGCTGCTCCGGCTCGCCTGGGCGCTGGCCGTGCTGGGCATCGCAGccggctccagccccagccccaaccCCACCGCACCGCCCCCGGACCAGGCCTCCATCTTCGCCGACCTGACTCCGGCGGAGCTGCGGGCCGTGCGGACCTTCCTGATGAGCCGCCCGGAGCTGGGGCTGTCCCCGAGCCGCGGGGGTCCCCTGGCCAAGAACACCCTCTTCCTGGTGGAGCTGCTGCCCCCCAAAAAGCGGCTGGCCCTGCGCTACCTGGACCAGGGCGGCCCCCGGCCCCAGCGCCAGGCTCGGGCCGTCGTCTTCTTCGGGGCGCAGGCGGAGCCCAACGTCACCGAATTCGCCGTGGGACCCCTGCCCCGGCCCAGCTCCTACCGGCCGCTGCGCTTCAAGGGGGGCCGCGCCGTCCCCTTCGCCGCCCGGCCCATGACCCTGCTGGAGTACGAGCTGCTGCACCGCACGCTGGCGGAGGCGATGGAGCCGCTCTACCGGCTGCTGCGCGACTCCACCGGCTTCTGGTACCACAACTGCTCCCGGCACTGCCTGACCTTCTCGGACATCGCGCCGCGGGGGCTGGCGTCCGGCGAGCGCCGCAGCTGGCTGATCCTGCAGCGCTTCGTGGAGGGCTTCTTCCTGCACCCGGtggggctggaggtgctggtggaCCACCGGGACCCCGACCCGCGGCGCTGGGCGGTGCAGCGGCTCTGGTACAACGGGCAGTACTTCTCCAGCCCGCAGGAGCTGGCCGAGCGCTACGAGCGGGGGACGCTGGCGGTGGCCCGCCTGGCCGAGCCCCCGTTCCAGCAGCTCTTCTCCAGCTATGAACCCCGCGGGCGCTTCGCCACCGGCACCCCCACCGAGGTGCACGGGGCCAAGGTGTGCGAGCCGCAGGGCCGGCGGTACCGGCTGCGGGGCAACCGGCTGGAGTACGGGGGCTGGAGCCTGGCCTTCCGCCTGCGCTCCTCCGCCGGCCTCCAGCTCTTCGACCTGCGCTTCAACGGGGAGCGCCTGGCCTACGAGGTGAGCGTGCAGGAGGCCATCGCCTTCTACGGGGGCCACACGCCGGCCGCCATGCAGACCAAGTACATGGACGCCGGCTGGGGCATGGGCTCCGTCACCTACGAGCTGGCCCGCGGCATCGACTGCCCCGACACGGCCACCTACCTGGACGCCCACCACTTCTACGACGCCGACGGGCCGGTGCGCTTCTCCCACGCCATCTGCATCTTCGAGCTGCCCACCGGCGTCCCGCTCCGCCGCCACTTCGACAGCGACTTCCGAGGGGGGTTCCACTTCTACGCCGGCCTGGAGGGGCAGGCGCTGGTCCTGCGCACCACCTCCACCGTCTACAACTACGACTACATCTGGGACTTCCTCCTCTACCCCAACGGCGTGATGGAGGCCAAGGTCCACGCCACCGGCTACATCCACGCCACCTTCTACACGCCGCAGGGCCGGCGCTACGGCAGCCGCGTCCACAGCCACGTCCTGGGCAACCTCCACACCCACCTGGTGCACTACAAGGTGGACCTGGACATCGCAG GCACCGGCAACAGCTTCGAGACGATGGACGTGCGCTTTGAGAACATCTCCAACCCCTGGAGCCCGGGCGCCCGCGTggtgcagccctggctgcaccGGCAGCCCCGCCGCAGCGAGCGCCAGGCCGCCTTCCCCTTCGGCAAGGCGCTGCCGCGCTACCTGCTCTTCTACAACCCGCACCGGCGCAACCGCTGGGGCCACCCGCGCAGCTACCGCATCCAGCACAGCTCCCACGCCGGGCGGGTGCTGCCGCGCggctggcaggaggagaagggcaTCTCCTGGGgcag GTATCACCTGGCCGTGACGCGGCACCACGAGAACGagcccaccagcagcagcatctaCGCCCAGAACGACCCCTGGGAGCCCCTGGTCAGCTTCGAGGGCTTCCTCCGCAACAACGAGACCATCGAGGACCAG GACCTGGTGGCCTGGGTGACCGTCGGCTTCCTGCACGTCCCGCACGCCGAGGACATCCCCAACACGGCCACCCCCGGCAACGCCGTCGGCTTCTTCCTGCGCCCCTTCAACTTCTTCGACGAGGACCCCTCGGTGGCCTCGCACAGCCCCGTCATCGTCCGGCCGCTGGAC CCCCCCACCTTCTCCCAGCTGGAGATCCAGCGCTGGACGcccgccagccccggcccctGCGTCGCCCCGGGGCCCTTCACCTACAACGGCACCTACCGGCAGGAGTGA